From one Catellatospora sp. IY07-71 genomic stretch:
- a CDS encoding HAD family hydrolase — translation MHRLILWDIDRTLIDGGRVGREVFVAAYAALVGEQPPRLPEFGGRTDHWIFTTALEWHGREVSPELVKKFFTHLAEHTQAARPQLEARGAALAGAAQALTALAGHQGVVQSVVTGNIREAAHLKLSAFGLLDPIDLEVGGYGCDDGVRSVLVRLAHERAQAKYAATLPARQVVVIGDTPHDIEAARANGALAIGVATGSCSAEELAEAGADAVLPSLADTAAVLRAALA, via the coding sequence GGGACATCGACCGCACGCTGATCGACGGCGGCCGGGTCGGCCGGGAGGTGTTCGTCGCGGCGTACGCGGCGCTGGTGGGCGAGCAGCCGCCGCGGCTGCCGGAGTTCGGCGGGCGTACCGACCACTGGATCTTCACCACGGCGTTGGAGTGGCACGGCCGCGAGGTGTCCCCGGAGCTGGTCAAGAAGTTCTTCACGCACCTCGCCGAGCACACCCAGGCGGCCCGCCCGCAGCTGGAGGCCCGCGGCGCCGCGCTGGCGGGGGCTGCCCAGGCGCTGACTGCGCTCGCCGGGCACCAGGGTGTGGTGCAGTCGGTGGTGACCGGGAACATCCGCGAGGCCGCGCACCTGAAGCTGTCCGCGTTCGGGCTGCTGGACCCGATCGACCTGGAGGTCGGCGGGTACGGCTGCGACGACGGGGTGCGCTCGGTGCTGGTGCGCCTGGCGCACGAGCGGGCGCAGGCCAAGTACGCCGCGACCCTGCCCGCGCGGCAGGTCGTGGTGATCGGCGACACCCCGCACGACATCGAGGCCGCCCGCGCGAACGGGGCGCTCGCGATCGGCGTCGCCACCGGCTCGTGCAGCGCCGAGGAGCTGGCCGAGGCCGGTGCCGACGCGGTGCTGCCGTCGCTGGCCGACACGGCCGCGGTGCTGCGGGCCGCCCTGGCCTGA
- a CDS encoding DinB family protein, with product MTRTDVPSSWDERATLTTFLDYTRATVRAKCEGISDEDARKAPLPDSPLMTVAGLVNHVRWVEYWWIQVMLLGEEDTAAPWTQEDPDREFRIALDFPLAQLLDEYDAQSARYRELVASLDLDTMSQRHIRSTDAPVTLRWILFHLIEEIARHNGHLDVVRELVDGVKGH from the coding sequence ATGACGCGAACCGACGTGCCGTCCAGCTGGGACGAGCGGGCCACCCTGACCACGTTCCTCGACTACACCCGCGCCACCGTGCGGGCCAAGTGCGAGGGCATCTCCGACGAGGACGCGCGTAAGGCGCCGCTGCCGGACTCGCCACTGATGACGGTCGCCGGGCTGGTCAACCACGTGCGCTGGGTGGAGTACTGGTGGATCCAGGTCATGCTGCTGGGCGAGGAGGACACGGCCGCCCCGTGGACGCAGGAGGACCCGGATCGCGAGTTCCGGATCGCGCTCGACTTCCCGCTCGCCCAGCTGCTCGACGAGTACGACGCGCAGAGCGCCCGCTACCGCGAGCTGGTCGCCTCGCTGGACCTGGACACCATGTCGCAACGGCACATCCGCAGCACCGACGCGCCGGTCACGCTGCGCTGGATCCTGTTCCACCTGATCGAGGAGATCGCCCGGCACAACGGCCACCTCGACGTGGTACGCGAGCTGGTCGACGGCGTCAAGGGCCACTGA
- a CDS encoding oxidoreductase gives MDLRLDGKVAVVTGASKGIGLAVVKALLAEGAKVVAAARGTDGELAGLAASGSVHPVAVDLVEPAGPQRLIDAAVAAYGGLDVLVNNVGAVKPRLGGVASVTDEDWAWSLAVNLMSAVRTTRAALPHLLARGAGCIVTVSSINAFLPDPLIVDYTASKAALTNFSKALSKEVGPKGIRVNTVSPGPVRTPLWVGDDGVAKSFGAAAGVSAEDVAAQVASQAATGRFTEPEEVADLVALLAGTRAGNVTGADFVIDGGLITTL, from the coding sequence ATGGATCTGCGGCTGGACGGCAAGGTCGCGGTGGTCACCGGGGCGAGCAAGGGTATCGGCCTGGCAGTGGTGAAGGCGCTGCTCGCCGAGGGCGCGAAGGTGGTCGCCGCGGCCCGTGGCACGGACGGTGAACTCGCCGGGCTCGCCGCGTCCGGGTCGGTGCACCCGGTGGCGGTGGATCTGGTGGAACCGGCCGGGCCGCAGCGGCTGATCGACGCGGCGGTGGCCGCGTACGGTGGGCTGGACGTGCTGGTCAACAACGTGGGGGCGGTGAAGCCGCGGCTCGGCGGAGTCGCGTCGGTGACCGATGAGGACTGGGCGTGGTCGCTGGCGGTGAACCTGATGTCCGCCGTACGCACCACCCGGGCCGCGCTGCCGCACCTGCTGGCCCGCGGCGCGGGCTGCATCGTGACGGTCAGCTCGATCAACGCGTTCCTGCCGGACCCGCTGATCGTCGACTACACCGCGTCGAAGGCCGCGCTCACGAACTTCTCCAAGGCGCTGTCCAAGGAGGTCGGGCCGAAGGGCATCCGGGTCAACACGGTCAGTCCCGGCCCGGTGCGCACGCCGCTCTGGGTGGGGGACGACGGGGTGGCGAAGTCGTTCGGCGCGGCCGCCGGGGTGTCCGCGGAGGACGTCGCCGCGCAGGTCGCGAGCCAGGCGGCGACGGGCCGGTTCACCGAACCCGAGGAGGTCGCGGACCTGGTGGCGCTGCTGGCCGGCACCCGCGCGGGCAACGTCACCGGCGCCGACTTCGTCATCGACGGCGGCCTGATCACGACCCTCTGA
- a CDS encoding NAD(P)/FAD-dependent oxidoreductase, with translation MSAKEKSGHAIVLGASIGGLLAARVLSESFEKVTIFDRDALPTDGTTGRKGVPQGDHTHGLLARGRQVLEELFPGIAAEMTAAGAVPVDVQGDVVWINDGHRLAAKHTGLAGLGVTRVGLEAGVRRRVAALPNVELRERHEALGLLASADNSRVTGARVLPAGGTEQHVDADLVVDATGRGNRGPTWLAELGYDKPAEEHVDPVTYYVSRTYRRTPGQVSATAFVISPSPELPYGAVAVPVEGDRWMFTLIGVGRDNVPPTDEAAYPEFARQLPGDELFQLVTKAEPIGPALKLRLPVSVRRRYERLDRLPEGLVAVADAICAFNPAYGQGMTVAAAEAMVLRDSLRQGRDGLPKRFYAAAAKVIDVPWDIAVGADLRYPDVQGVRTGKVNFLNAYVGRLHRAAAKSPAVGHAFLSVANLMAPPQRLFAPGVLARVLWHGRRTRPATRVVSAPAPVVQAEPAR, from the coding sequence TTGTCTGCCAAGGAGAAGTCCGGGCACGCGATCGTGCTCGGCGCCAGCATCGGCGGCCTGCTCGCCGCCCGCGTGCTGAGCGAGTCGTTCGAGAAGGTCACCATCTTCGACCGCGACGCGCTGCCCACCGACGGCACCACCGGACGCAAGGGCGTGCCGCAGGGCGACCACACCCACGGCCTGCTCGCCCGCGGCCGCCAGGTGCTGGAGGAGCTGTTCCCGGGCATCGCCGCGGAGATGACCGCGGCGGGCGCGGTCCCCGTCGACGTCCAGGGCGACGTGGTATGGATCAACGACGGCCACCGCCTCGCCGCCAAGCACACCGGCCTGGCCGGCCTCGGCGTGACCAGGGTCGGCCTGGAGGCCGGCGTGCGCCGCCGGGTCGCCGCGCTGCCCAACGTCGAGCTGCGCGAGCGCCACGAGGCGCTGGGCCTGCTCGCCTCCGCCGACAACAGCCGGGTCACCGGCGCCCGGGTGCTGCCCGCCGGCGGCACCGAGCAGCACGTCGACGCCGACCTGGTGGTCGACGCGACCGGCCGGGGCAACCGCGGCCCGACCTGGCTCGCCGAGCTGGGCTACGACAAGCCCGCCGAGGAGCACGTCGACCCGGTCACCTACTACGTCTCGCGCACCTACCGGCGGACCCCGGGCCAGGTCAGCGCGACCGCGTTCGTGATCAGCCCGTCGCCGGAGCTGCCGTACGGCGCCGTCGCGGTGCCGGTCGAGGGCGACCGCTGGATGTTCACCCTGATCGGGGTGGGCCGGGACAACGTGCCGCCGACCGACGAGGCGGCGTACCCGGAGTTCGCCCGGCAGCTGCCGGGTGACGAGCTGTTCCAGCTGGTCACCAAGGCCGAGCCGATCGGCCCGGCGCTGAAGCTGCGGCTGCCGGTGAGCGTGCGCCGCCGCTACGAGCGCCTCGACCGGCTGCCCGAGGGCCTGGTCGCCGTCGCCGACGCGATCTGCGCCTTCAACCCGGCGTACGGCCAGGGCATGACGGTCGCCGCCGCCGAGGCGATGGTGCTCCGCGACAGCCTGCGCCAGGGCCGCGACGGCCTGCCGAAGCGCTTCTACGCCGCCGCCGCGAAGGTCATCGACGTGCCGTGGGACATCGCGGTCGGCGCCGACCTGCGCTACCCCGACGTGCAGGGCGTGCGCACCGGGAAGGTCAACTTCCTCAACGCGTACGTCGGCCGCCTGCACCGCGCGGCCGCCAAGAGCCCCGCGGTCGGGCACGCGTTCCTGTCGGTGGCCAACCTGATGGCCCCGCCGCAGCGGCTGTTCGCGCCGGGCGTGCTGGCCCGGGTGCTGTGGCACGGCCGCCGCACCCGCCCGGCGACCCGGGTGGTGTCCGCCCCGGCGCCGGTGGTCCAGGCCGAGCCGGCCCGCTGA